The Episyrphus balteatus chromosome 4, idEpiBalt1.1, whole genome shotgun sequence genome includes a window with the following:
- the LOC129919890 gene encoding uncharacterized protein LOC129919890, whose translation MSCLKVSAVLSALIIVFAISYTNAAVFSQPAYFHPVYPGRCYDKITHTLMLPNKEYKPKGICAALTCDIEQMTINIETCPYMDMPECEELKTDPSWGFPKCCPQYVCKDFKTGEDVIFSA comes from the exons ATGTCGTGCTTAAAAGTTAGTGCAGTCCTCAGTGCTCTCATCATCGTTTTTGCAATCAGTTATACAAACGCTGCTGTTTTCTCTCAACCCGCTTACTTCCATCCTG taTATCCTGGTAGATGTTATGACAAAATTACCCATACATTAATGTTGCCCAACAAAGAATACAAACCAAAAGGAATTTGTGCAGCATTAACATGTGATATTGAACAAATGACAATCAATATTGAAACATGTCCCTATATGGATATGCCAGAATGTGAAGAACTCAAAACCGATCCATCATGGGGATTCCCCAAGTGTTGTCCTCAATATGTTTGTAAAGATTTTAAAACTGGTGAAGATGTCATATTTTCGGCATAA